CCGAGCAGGCTGCGCGTGAACCGCTGCCAGCCGGGTGGAATGAGGTCAGTGCCAAGGTGGGTGAAGTGCTGTTCCTGGGGGAAAGCCAGACCTGCCATGTGGTGACGGCCGGGGGTACCGAACTGACCGTGAAAGCGTTGTCTGCAGCGGGGATGCCGATGCAGCCGGGCGATACCGTTAAGGTGCGTTGGGCGGTGGCGGATGCCTGCATCTACACCGAGTGGGCCGAGAGCGATTTGAGCAAGTCGGCTGGTGCGCACTGATTGATCATTCTATGTGGAGGATGGCACCGGCTCCGCCGGTGATCGCGGCTAAAGCCGCTCCTACAGGTACTGCGCATGCCGAAATGGCGGCGCGCCCCCTGTAGGAGCGGATTTATCCGCGATAAGGCCAAACCTGCCCACCACAAAAATCCCTACCACCTCCAACTCAATAGGTTATAAGATAACGTTCCACTTGATATCCATTCTTGCCTGCGACCCTCCATGACAAGCGCCTGCGCCAACCCCACCCAGCTCACCCAGCGCCTGCAGAGCATCGACGCCCTGCGCGGCCTGGTAATCCTCTTCATGCTGCTCGACCACGTGCGCGAAACCTTTTTCCTGCACCGCCAGGTCGGCGACCCGATGGCCATCGACGCCACCGACCCGTCGCTGTTCGCCAGCCGCACCCTGGCCCACCTGTGTGCCCCGGTGTTCGTGCTGCTGACCGGCCTGTCGGCCTGGCTGTACGGCGAGAAATACCAGGGCCGCAGTGATGTGTCGGCATTCCTGTTCAAACGCGGCCTGTTCCTGGTGGTGCTGGAGTTCACCCTGGTCAACTTCGCCTGGACCTTCCAGTTCCCACCCAGCGTGATCTACATGCAAGTCATCTGGGCCATTGGCGTCAGCATGATCGCGCTGTCCGTGCTGGTGTGGCTGCCACGCCCTGCCCTGCTGGCGTTGGGCCTGGCCATCGTCGCCGGCCACAACCTGCTGGATGGCCTGCACTTCGGCCCGGAGTCGGCGATGCACGTGCCGTGGGCAATCCTGCATGACCGTGGCTGGCTGGAAGTGTCCGAAAACCTGCGCCTGCGTACGTCCTATCCGGTATTGCCGTGGATTGGCGTAATCGCCCTGGGTTATTGCCTGGGCCCATGGTTCGCCCGCGGCAGCGATGCCGCCGAACGCCAGCACCGCCTGCTGCTGTTGGGCGCCATCACGCTGGTCATCTTCGTTGCGCTGCGCATGCAGAACGGCTATGGCGAAGCGCCGTGGAGCGGCTACCCCACCGCAACCCAAACACTGATGAGCTTCTTCAACATCACCAAGTACCCGCCTTCGCTGCTGTTCCTGGCACTGACGCTGGGCTTCGGCCTGCTGTTGCTGCGCGGTTTCGAACGCGCCGGGCAAGCGCGCTGGATCGGGGTACTGGCCGTGTTCGGCGCCGCGCCAATGTTCTTCTACCTGCTGCACCTGTACGTGCTCAAGGTGCTGTACCTGGCCAGCGTTGCCCTGTTCGGCCTCAATCACGGCGCCTACTTTGGCTTCGACGGCATCGGCGCGGTGTGGCTCAGTGCCGTGTTGCTGGCCGCAGCGCTGTACCTGCCGGTGCGCGCATTCGCCCGCCTCAAGGCGCGCCGCCGTGACATAACCTGGCTCAAATACTTCTGAACAAAGCGTTTCACCCGGCGGCCCGATGGTCTACCATGCGGCCCGCCGGTTTCCACCACGGAATTAATAGGGAATCCCAGGCACGCTCACGCGCGCCAAACGGAACTGCCCCCGCAACTGTAGGTGCCGAGCCTGCTCCATCAATGCCACTGAGCCCCCGGGTTCGGGAAGGCCGGAGCCGGGCGACGACGCACCAGTCAGGAGACCTGCCGGCCAACATTCACCAACCGGCGGGGTGTCCGGGATTGGCTATCTGTGCTGCCCTGCCCTTGCAGAGGCTGGCGATGCCTGTCCGTGCGTTCCTCACCAGAACCGTTCGATAGGAGATCGCCCCAGCATGCTGCCCCGTCTCGCCACCCTGCTCGCAGGCCTGAGCCTTACCGGCCTGGCCCAGGCCGCCACCCACTACCCGCTCACCGTCGACAACTGTGGCAAACCGCAAACGTTCGCCCAGGCACCCGAGCGCGCCGTGACCATCGGCCAAGCCGGCACCGAGATGCTTTACGCGCTGGGCCTGGGCGACAAGCTGGCCGGCACTTCGCTGTGGTTCAACAACGTGCTGCCCGAGTTTAAGGCCACCAATGACAAGGTGCAGCGCCTGGCCGACAACGACCCAAGCTTCGAAGCCGTAGTCGGCAAGCGCCCACAACTGGTGGCGGTGCAGTTCGAGTGGATGGTCGGCGCCCAGGGCGTGGTCGGCACCCGCGAGCAGTTCAGCGAACTGAACATCCCTACCTACCTGCTGCCCTCGGACTGCGAAGGGAAAGACAACCTGGTTGGCGCCGATGGCACCCGCCTGCAAGCCTTCCAGGTCGACAGCATCTACAAGAGCGTCAGCCAGCTGGCGGAAATCTTCGACGTACAAGACCGCGGTGCGGCGCTGAACGCTGACCTCAAGGCACGCCTGGACAGCGCTAAACAGCAACTGGCCGGCAAGGACCTGAGCAACACATCGGCGCTGTT
The genomic region above belongs to Pseudomonas sp. PSKL.D1 and contains:
- a CDS encoding ABC transporter substrate-binding protein, whose product is MLPRLATLLAGLSLTGLAQAATHYPLTVDNCGKPQTFAQAPERAVTIGQAGTEMLYALGLGDKLAGTSLWFNNVLPEFKATNDKVQRLADNDPSFEAVVGKRPQLVAVQFEWMVGAQGVVGTREQFSELNIPTYLLPSDCEGKDNLVGADGTRLQAFQVDSIYKSVSQLAEIFDVQDRGAALNADLKARLDSAKQQLAGKDLSNTSALFWFSSADLDIDPYVAGRQGVADFMLRTLGVRNVVESTEEWPTVGWETLAKANPTWLIIARMDRRRFPADDYQKKLEFLHTDPVTKNMDAVKNNRIIILDADAMQAGIRLFRGLQTLSAAFASGKATP
- a CDS encoding DUF1624 domain-containing protein, with translation MTSACANPTQLTQRLQSIDALRGLVILFMLLDHVRETFFLHRQVGDPMAIDATDPSLFASRTLAHLCAPVFVLLTGLSAWLYGEKYQGRSDVSAFLFKRGLFLVVLEFTLVNFAWTFQFPPSVIYMQVIWAIGVSMIALSVLVWLPRPALLALGLAIVAGHNLLDGLHFGPESAMHVPWAILHDRGWLEVSENLRLRTSYPVLPWIGVIALGYCLGPWFARGSDAAERQHRLLLLGAITLVIFVALRMQNGYGEAPWSGYPTATQTLMSFFNITKYPPSLLFLALTLGFGLLLLRGFERAGQARWIGVLAVFGAAPMFFYLLHLYVLKVLYLASVALFGLNHGAYFGFDGIGAVWLSAVLLAAALYLPVRAFARLKARRRDITWLKYF